A stretch of Acropora muricata isolate sample 2 chromosome 7, ASM3666990v1, whole genome shotgun sequence DNA encodes these proteins:
- the LOC136921965 gene encoding uncharacterized protein, producing MEKNEALQNGVKSDEGNLVPIPCSFDMGWQRRGKGHNSRTGQAAVMSLSSGKVLDYTSRTKSCRFCDWAKSTGKQPKAHDCRKNHVASSKAMEPDAAVELFNRAPTQGVKFSIYTGDDDSTTEAHIRQKVAYDVEKFSDIIHMKRSLTTRLYNLGQTAKFENCSPLSQKVINHLVKCFSYAIAQNKGDSKGIQAALRCIVPHAFGDHSNCGVTWCGFKSDPASYKHKDLPYGKDLHGEKLQSALNNIFKDYCTDAVAEKLAPMTNSQRNEALNSVVGSKNPKIRFYGGSDSNDFRIACGIAQTNLRYSYVSRTLEALNIEPGNFCLKYGQKMTNQVNNDKIRKSSLDFKRGRANGHRQNCSQTARKEAREGKTYETGIGLNLDLNRTSTVTSSTLKEIESIVPEYTTKPTAKQFKYEENKVYNIIIFDTETTTTGKSAELCQLSATDQSGMHQFSTYVLPKEDIDYFASRVNKLKIFNINGERRLFKENKEVSTVPLQEAVLKFLSFISQSVDRTKSQTNKNIETVLLGHNSSIFDTPVLLRNSGTHFTERLQKMDICFADSLTLFKTLIRKKLPCLQNSDGTFPKPNQSSLYNFLFAKSFEAHDALEDVLALRKIIFESRLELSLKTIIEDSGVVSAAHAANLAKYLDHRHLLMQSFKDNLHHPQYLKKNMVEKISGSGLSFDDLKMVYSKYGREGLIAILSKPSTSSSSASPRVSKTPRILATIVKYFEEKIRQ from the coding sequence ATGGAGAAAAATGAAGCACTGCAAAATGGAGTAAAAAGTGATGAGGGTAATCTCGTTCCAATACCCTGTTCCTTTGACATGGGATGGCAGAGACGTGGAAAGGGCCATAATTCGCGCACTGGACAAGCGGCAGTTATGAGCTTATCCTCTGGCAAAGTGTTGGACTATACATCAAGGACAAAAAGTTGTAGATTTTGTGATTGGGCAAAATCCACAGGAAAGCAACCTAAAGCCCATGACTGCCGCAAAAACCACGTAGCCTCATCAAAAGCTATGGAGCCTGATGCAGCAGTTGAATTATTTAATAGAGCTCCAACTCAAGGTGTAAAGTTTTCAATTTACACAGGTGATGATGACTCCACAACTGAGGCACACATACGTCAAAAAGTAGCTTATGATGTTGAAAAATTCAGCGACATAATTCACATGAAAAGATCACTTACCACACGTTTATACAACCTTGGTCAAACTGCAAAATTTGAGAATTGTTCCCCTCTATCTCAAAAAGTGATCAATCATTTAGTGAAGTGTTTTTCATATGCTATTGCCCAAAATAAGGGTGATTCAAAAGGAATTCAGGCGGCACTTAGGTGCATCGTTCCCCATGCGTTTGGAGACCATAGTAACTGTGGAGTTACTTGGTGTGGGTTCAAATCTGACCCAGCCTCCTACAAGCATAAAGACCTGCCCTATGGAAAAGATCTACATGGGGAAAAGTTGCAGTCAGCTTTGAATAACATCTTCAAAGATTACTGCACTGATGCTGTAGCAGAGAAGCTTGCACCTATGACAAACTCCCAAAGGAATGAGGCTCTGAACAGTGTTGTAGgatccaaaaatccaaaaattagATTCTATGGGGGCAGTGATAGTAACGATTTCCGTATAGCCTGTGGGATTGCTCAGACAAATTTACGCTACAGTTATGTAAGCAGAACCCTTGAAGCACTCAACATAGAGCCTGGTAACTTTTGCTTGAAATATGGGCAAAAAATGACTAATCAggttaataatgataaaatcCGAAAATCGTCTTTGGATTTCAAACGGGGAAGAGCTAATGGCCATAGGCAAAACTGCTCCCAAACAGCACGAAAAGAAGCAAGAGAAGGGAAAACTTACGAAACAGGAATTGGACTAAACCTTGACCTAAACCGCACCTCAACAGTTACTTCAAGTACACTGAAAGAAATCGAAAGCATCGTTCCTGAATATACTACAAAACCAACAGCAAAGCAATTCaaatatgaagaaaacaaagtttaCAATATCATAATTTTTGACACTGAAACAACTACCACTGGAAAATCTGCTGAGCTCTGTCAACTCTCCGCTACAGATCAATCTGGcatgcatcaattctcaacttATGTCTTGCCCAAAGAAGACATCGATTACTTCGCTTCTAGAGTAAATAAACTCAAAATATTCAACATCAATGGCGAACGAAgacttttcaaagaaaacaaggaagtGTCTACTGTACCCTTGCAGGAAGCTGTGTTGAAATTTCTATCCTTCATTTCACAGTCTGTGGACAGAACGAAGTCCCAAACTAACAAAAACATCGAAACGGTTCTCCTTGGTCACAACTCTTCAATCTTTGATACTCCTGTACTTTTAAGAAATTCTGGTACTCATTTCACTGAGAGATTACAGAAGATGGACATTTGTTTCGCTGATTCTCTTACGTTGTTCAAAACACTCATCAGAAAAAAACTGCCGTGTTTGCAAAATTCCGATGGCACGTTTCCAAAACCCAACCAATCCTCGCTGTACAACTTCTTGTTTGCCAAATCCTTCGAAGCACATGATGCACTAGAAGATGTTCTTGCGCTCCGGAAGATAATTTTCGAATCACGACTTgaactttctttgaaaacaattatcGAAGATTCTGGCGTTGTAAGTGCAGCGCACGCTGCTAACCTCGCGAAATATCTAGATCATCGCCATCTTTTGATGCAGTCGTTTAAAGACAATCTTCACCATCCACAATATCTCAAGAAAAACATGGTTGAAAAAATATCCGGTAGTGGGCTATCATTTGACGATCTGAAAATGGTGTACAGCAAGTACGGAAGAGAAGGACTGATTGCGATCCTGTCCAAACCGTCGACCTCATCTTCATCAGCATCGCCACGAGTCTCCAAGACGCCACGAATTTTGGCTACAATAGTTAAATACTTCGAAGAAAAGATCCGACAATAG